CTCCGCACTGACGCCGGGTTCGACGTGGACTGACCAGAAGGTGTCGGGTATCCTGTCGTTGAAGAACCATCTTTGGGAGTAGGTGCAGCACTACTGCCGTTCTGTACAGGAGTCTCCGCAGTACCATTAGAATTAGACGTATTACTATTCTCCTCATGGTTTTTCCGCGACCTCTGCGGCCTATTCTGAGATTGCAACTTTATTCCCTCCGTGATCGAATTCACAAGAGAAGCCTGAGAGTGCGACATGCTCAGTTTAGCTAACACTCGCTCCTGATGAGCTTCGTACTCATCTCTGCTGGGGTAAATCTTAGATATCAATAGGTCAAAGTTAGGATCTGGCCTCAGAGAGCGCTTTGATACTAACTTCTTACGGCATGTGGGACATTCTTTGTTGCCTGATCGTAGAGCAGTAATAATACAGTCATTGCAGAACCTGTGAAGGCATTCCTTTGTCGTCATAGTCTTCTTGAGCATATCTAAACATATAGGACACATCAATTCACTATGCAAGCTGCGGGGGGACACTGCGATCTCTGTAGCGTCCGTTATCACTTCCTGCGGAGTACGATGGAGCTCGTAAAGGGAAAGCTCCCATGTTTTATTCTGGGACGGCTCGGTAGACGACATTTTTACGGACTTGTAAGGCTTTATTGATCTAAACAATCGTATTTTCTATGGATGTGACAAATCGCGCCGCAGCCACCATGTTGGCTTATACACTAGTGATGTACAAAAGTTTAGCACAATGACAGTTGCTTTTAGTCGATTCTTATATTGAATCTTATATTGAATCTTATATATAATTATCTTTactatattgtataaaattttgccACGTTACAATTCCGGTTTTCTGTTATAGTATTtctaaaatcatattattattgtaatatttctgtatttttatcGAAACTCGCCTCACTATATCACCGAATGGTGACCAAAAATGTACGAATGGCGTTAGTTGATAATCGTTATTTTAGATTgaaagaaatttaataaaactgatGATTCCCAAACTAGTTTAACATTCAACTGCTTATAccataaa
Above is a genomic segment from Anticarsia gemmatalis isolate Benzon Research Colony breed Stoneville strain chromosome 8, ilAntGemm2 primary, whole genome shotgun sequence containing:
- the Sce gene encoding E3 ubiquitin-protein ligase Sce → MSSTEPSQNKTWELSLYELHRTPQEVITDATEIAVSPRSLHSELMCPICLDMLKKTMTTKECLHRFCNDCIITALRSGNKECPTCRKKLVSKRSLRPDPNFDLLISKIYPSRDEYEAHQERVLAKLSMSHSQASLVNSITEGIKLQSQNRPQRSRKNHEENSNTSNSNGTAETPVQNGSSAAPTPKDGSSTTGYPTPSGQSTSNPASVRSTPSPVPSNLSSVSKNTSTTKRAKSILTSERSEESESSDGRTEGENSMDTEGEGEPLNPNEIELVFKPHPTEMTGDNQLMRALRDSSVRYLKTTANASVDHLSKYLAMRLTLDLDAELPEAYRLLNFCIYVAPAPGQFVPLAGSQTLRQINDKFWKVNKPLEMYYSWKKT